A region of the Sphaerodactylus townsendi isolate TG3544 linkage group LG15, MPM_Stown_v2.3, whole genome shotgun sequence genome:
CTTGTGAAGGTGGTCAGGGAAGTTCATCTGGTGCAAAATGTTAAGACCAGTTGCAGAGATGAAATTTAATGAACATTGTATCAGCTGTCTTGGTGATTTCTTGTTTCTGCCCCCAGGCAAGTGAAGCCAAAGGAAGGTATAAACAGTCCCTCCTTTCTAGGGTCAGGCAAAATAGGCAGGCCTGGGTTGCAAGGGAATGTGAGCATGTGCTAAATGGACATGTTGTTTCTACAGATGCAGTAAACCCCCAGTTTCTATTTTATGCCTAAGAGCTGACTGCTTCAGATATGACCAGGATCATCCTCTGAGCTGTGTGCTGGCAGCTGTTGTCTGGCTATCCTCAGACTTCTCTTTCTGGCTTGCATGTCTTCTCATATgcacctttccctcctttctaaatGCAGGGGAGAGTCCAGTGGATTGAGGACAGTGGCTGGTTCCATGGGTCCAGGGTCAGGAGGCTTCAGATTCCAAAGATCTGAGCTGCTTGTTTGTTCTGATCTGTCAGAATCAGTTTCTGCTAACAACAAGAGCAAGAGGGTCAACAGCTGACAACCATGACTGACCAAAGTCTTCCTCCTCTTCGCCATCTGTGTCAACAGCAGCTTTGTCCGGGGAGGCCACGACAATAGAAGTTAAAGCTCAGATAATGCTGACCAACATGTTGGGTGCCACCTCCAAATACCTTGTTGGCTGTATTGCTAATGTGTTTGCTTTGGGAGAACTCCATTCATGAATGATTCAGAGTGCTCGCCAATGTTCTTATCTGCCTTACGTGACCCTGCACATTCCTTCCTCTTAATTAGGGCCCCACCAGTTGAAAAAAGCCCTGCTTAGTTATCAAGAGCCTGCTCCTAGCTGACAATataaaactgggggtgggggagggagagtggtATCAAAGTTAATTTGAAGCCCCCGAACAAAATCCTTTTTTTGGTCCAGAAGAAGTGGCTCTTCCCATTTGGACAACAAAGAGCAGGTAGAAGGGAAATATTTGCAAATGCCTGGTTGCCCTTGGCAAACCTAGATGTGGTTGCCAACTAtaggtgggaaaattcctggaaatatggGGGTGGAGCCTCGGCAGGGAGGAGTTTGGGGATAGGAGGAAACTCAGCCATGGTGTCATGCCATAGAGACCAGCATCTGAAGATTTACAAGACTGGTGGAATGTGTACATTACAGCAAATTTGAAGGCAAAACATGATACAAataggctggatccaaccagcttttctgtgactgaaaaatggaggagggatatATTTGATAACCAAAAATCATATGGTGGGGATCATCAGGTCTGTGCAGACAAAATCAATGAGAGATGGGTAttttagtaaagaaaaaaaaagggtgaATTAATAGAGCAAATAGACAAAATCTACCCATGTTCAAAGAGTATTTACCACTAGATGTAAAAAGACTGATGTGGTTTCAGCATTTCACAGAAGCTTTACCGGTGAAATTTGAACTGTGTAGGTCATGCTATGCACCATAGCATGTAGGTCATGCTATGCACCATAGCATTCAATATTGCAGTCATTACAGAAATGTGATGCCAATAAATTAGGCATTTTCTACTTCAGAAATACTGTCAAATAATGTGCAGTTTATTTAAGATTTCACTCAAAATACAAACATGTAAAACATATTTTCCATTATAAATGTTTGGCTTGAGCACTGGCATTCTGAAGTAAAGACACCTTACTGTTCCTCTGTGGTCTTAGCACAATGATGTAGCACTTGGGGAAAAAGACTAAACCAAGTAAAGCAGTGCTGGAagccaagatggagaagatctccacAGTCACCATGGACTTGCCCCTATTGCTCCAATAAGCTGGCACAAAGGACAACCAGACACAACAAAAGACtaacatgctgaaggtgatgaatTTGGTTTCATTAAAAGCATCAGGCAACTTCCTGGCCAGGAAAGCCACAGTGAAGCTGACCATGGATAGAAAACCCATGTAGCCGAGTACAGAGTAGAACATGGCAACAGATCCTTCATTGCAAACAAGGTTAATTTTTCCATGCTCTGATGTCTTCtccagatttgggaatggaggtGAAGTCCCCAGCCAAACAGCACAGATGCCAACTTGAATCAGGGAGAAGAAGATAACCAAGGTCATTGCCAGTCTTTTCCCTATCCATTTACGCACCCTACTTCCTGGGTTTCTGGCCAGAAAAGCCAAGACCACAGTGATCGTTTTTGCCAAGAGTGAGGAAACTGCAACCGTGAAGACGATGCCAAAAGAAATTTGTCGGAGAAGGCAGGTCATTTTCCTTGGTTTTGCAAGGAATATCAAGGAGCAAAGGAAGCAGAgcagaagggagaaaagaagaaggaaagtgaGATCTTGGTTGTTGGCTTTCACAATTGGTGTGTTCCTGTGTTCAATGAATATTCCTAGAACTATAACTGTGATGAGGGAAAGAAACCCTGCAGAGGTTGTCAAGACAATTCCCAAAGGCTCTTCATATGACAGAAACAAAATGACCTTTGGAATACATTTATCTTGCTGGTCATTTGGGTATTGTTCTTGTGGGCATTCCTCACAATAATCCATATCTGAAATTTGCAAAAGATATCCATGACAATTTTATTAATGAggttgtaaaagaagaagaagaagtgaagcaaaataatttcaaatgaaAAGTAATTCTGATAAGTATGACATTGAACATGGCTCTGAAAATCTGAATCT
Encoded here:
- the LOC125444159 gene encoding vomeronasal type-2 receptor 26-like, whose translation is MFNPNKYKNDFLQKQFWSQVFKCSWEEYILDEAWKRCTGKEKLKDLNIDLFDMNTSRHSYSISNAVYAIAHVLHEMYCLQTAKKKAARVELHDIHAWQLNSLLRKVHFNNTAGEEVSFDRNGDLNAGYDILNWAILPNNTPLPTQVGYLEAQISTSEVIVISEEAIVWNTRFNQTPTSVCSESCHPGFRRIVPLGKLSCCFDCVQCREGSVSSQKDMDYCEECPQEQYPNDQQDKCIPKVILFLSYEEPLGIVLTTSAGFLSLITVIVLGIFIEHRNTPIVKANNQDLTFLLLFSLLLCFLCSLIFLAKPRKMTCLLRQISFGIVFTVAVSSLLAKTITVVLAFLARNPGSRVRKWIGKRLAMTLVIFFSLIQVGICAVWLGTSPPFPNLEKTSEHGKINLVCNEGSVAMFYSVLGYMGFLSMVSFTVAFLARKLPDAFNETKFITFSMLVFCCVWLSFVPAYWSNRGKSMVTVEIFSILASSTALLGLVFFPKCYIIVLRPQRNSKVSLLQNASAQAKHL